The following coding sequences lie in one Alicyclobacillus curvatus genomic window:
- a CDS encoding iron ABC transporter permease encodes MSRVLQMKMRFSSSPYSVYIVVAPLLLVLIGYVFYPLLSTFMTSVKSTSGISLGNYIKFFKDIHGASLESLGTSVYISVLSVICCGVVGIGMAILLTRYEFPGRRILAMLALVPMALPALIGVMSFEFLFGDSGVLPRALQLMFHLSSAPALHGIGGVVVVHTFTMYTYVYLVVSGALSTFDSSVEEAAYNLGASRIHVWSRVLLPMLTPSIVASSLLVFMLSMASYTAPLVFGIDHTMTMQIYLSTLNGNLGLGATQASVLSIVSILFLVTMRWYQGQRSYRNLNKGVTENRNTILNPASRYWVMALAVVLMVILLSPVLMIVLLSLSVDGTWTTQILPPKYTLHNFGALFANVQTFAPIRNSLEMSLLATLADLVIGLVAAYLITRKQFKGKMLIDVLIMLPWALPGTVVGVNLISAFNKPSLLTAGSVLVGTFWILPLAYFVRHLPLTFRAALAAFEQFDTSAEDAARNLGASWWYSFRRVVLPMVIGGVLSGALLAFVEGVGEFVTSILLYTLNSMPISVQIWQKLFNFQFGSACAYGVLQIVLIVLVLLFTSRMSGRSASITL; translated from the coding sequence ATGAGTAGGGTACTCCAAATGAAAATGCGTTTCTCCTCCTCACCTTATTCTGTGTACATTGTTGTAGCGCCCTTGCTGCTGGTCCTCATTGGTTACGTATTCTATCCGCTGCTCAGCACTTTCATGACGAGTGTCAAGTCAACCAGTGGCATCAGCCTGGGAAACTACATCAAATTCTTCAAGGACATTCACGGGGCCAGTCTTGAGTCCTTAGGGACGAGCGTTTATATTTCGGTACTATCGGTCATTTGCTGTGGCGTAGTAGGTATAGGCATGGCCATACTGCTAACGAGGTACGAATTTCCAGGCAGACGCATACTCGCAATGCTCGCATTGGTTCCAATGGCATTGCCGGCACTAATTGGCGTTATGTCATTCGAGTTTCTATTTGGGGACAGCGGTGTTCTACCAAGAGCATTACAACTTATGTTTCATCTTAGTTCTGCACCAGCTTTGCATGGAATCGGCGGCGTTGTCGTCGTACATACCTTTACGATGTATACCTACGTCTACCTCGTGGTATCAGGTGCTCTTTCGACCTTTGATTCCTCGGTTGAAGAAGCAGCTTATAATCTTGGTGCAAGCAGAATCCATGTGTGGTCTCGCGTGTTGTTACCCATGCTCACTCCATCCATTGTTGCCTCGTCTCTCTTGGTTTTCATGCTGTCAATGGCCTCGTATACGGCCCCACTTGTATTCGGTATTGACCATACGATGACGATGCAAATATACCTGTCCACTTTGAATGGCAACTTGGGATTGGGAGCGACACAAGCGAGTGTTTTGTCAATCGTCTCGATTCTCTTCCTTGTCACGATGCGATGGTATCAGGGACAACGGAGTTACCGGAACTTAAACAAGGGGGTTACGGAGAACAGGAACACGATTCTAAATCCGGCATCCCGGTACTGGGTGATGGCCCTTGCAGTCGTTTTGATGGTTATCCTGCTGTCCCCTGTACTTATGATTGTTCTTCTATCGCTATCTGTAGATGGTACCTGGACCACACAGATACTACCGCCCAAATACACTTTGCACAATTTCGGTGCGTTGTTTGCCAATGTACAGACGTTCGCGCCTATCCGTAACAGCCTCGAAATGAGTCTACTGGCCACGTTAGCAGACTTGGTGATTGGTCTTGTAGCCGCGTACCTCATTACGAGAAAACAGTTTAAAGGCAAGATGCTCATCGACGTACTCATTATGTTGCCATGGGCGTTGCCGGGCACCGTTGTTGGCGTAAATCTCATCTCGGCATTCAACAAACCGTCTCTTCTGACTGCCGGTTCAGTCCTTGTCGGCACATTTTGGATTTTGCCGCTGGCTTATTTTGTACGGCATTTACCGCTTACTTTTCGTGCTGCTCTAGCGGCCTTTGAACAATTTGACACATCTGCTGAGGATGCGGCCAGAAACCTTGGCGCAAGCTGGTGGTACAGCTTCAGAAGGGTTGTTTTGCCAATGGTTATCGGTGGAGTCCTATCCGGGGCTCTGTTGGCTTTCGTAGAAGGTGTCGGCGAATTTGTCACTTCTATCTTGTTGTATACCCTAAACTCCATGCCGATATCTGTACAGATATGGCAAAAACTATTTAATTTTCAATTCGGAAGTGCCTGTGCTTATGGTGTGCTTCAAATCGTGCTTATCGTGCTCGTGTTACTGTTCACATCCCGAATGTCCGGTCGTTCTGCCAGCATCACACTGTAA
- a CDS encoding creatininase family protein: MKSIQGRNLQSVVENSDFAVLPLGSVEYHGPHAPYGTDLILAEGFGQLLSGQFSAVVYPGIAYSACPGKTVHYPGTISIGTDTFIQYLRDVLTGILATGFSKILLLNAHDANMSVARAAAEWVTGDFDPSSVLILNWFQMLTTDETNEWGTFDGTGRGHGGPYEISAVQAMCPDCVEVKPEDAELVTPQPLTKLPYVLVERSPKGWNGYTGKIHETSLATGKRIVDGVTKNINAILEQWATD; the protein is encoded by the coding sequence ATGAAATCGATTCAAGGTCGTAACCTGCAATCGGTTGTAGAAAATAGTGACTTTGCGGTGCTTCCGTTGGGGAGCGTGGAATATCATGGCCCGCATGCGCCATATGGGACCGATTTAATCCTTGCTGAAGGGTTTGGACAGCTGCTGAGTGGTCAGTTTTCGGCTGTGGTTTATCCCGGGATTGCTTACTCAGCATGTCCTGGAAAGACCGTCCATTACCCGGGGACGATTTCGATTGGCACAGATACCTTTATTCAGTACTTGCGCGATGTACTGACTGGGATCTTAGCCACGGGTTTTTCGAAGATTTTGTTACTAAATGCGCACGACGCCAACATGAGTGTAGCCAGAGCCGCCGCTGAGTGGGTGACCGGAGATTTTGACCCAAGCAGTGTACTTATCCTCAATTGGTTCCAGATGTTAACGACGGATGAGACGAATGAATGGGGAACTTTTGACGGAACCGGTCGTGGACACGGGGGTCCGTACGAAATATCCGCAGTTCAGGCCATGTGTCCCGATTGCGTTGAGGTGAAGCCAGAGGACGCGGAGCTAGTTACGCCGCAGCCTCTCACAAAATTGCCATATGTGTTGGTGGAACGCTCCCCGAAGGGATGGAACGGATACACTGGAAAAATCCACGAGACTTCGCTGGCAACAGGAAAGCGAATTGTTGATGGTGTGACGAAAAATATAAATGCAATTCTTGAGCAATGGGCAACTGATTGA
- a CDS encoding ROK family protein, with protein sequence MTTSTGVNTGAVKQMNKKVVFECLRDNASLTKVAITAMTGLSFATVTNLLTEMMAQELVVELGMADSSGGRKAVLYGINPRAHVFLGVDVRVNEILCVMADLTGKVVHEYSEEFDAKEGPHAAVLSIEAIVHKILELTGTSFERIAGVGISTPGPIDDEHGVITSPPNLTGWKNVPFLSMVSQSLGVPCYLEKDANAAALGESWFGAGQDVNNLVYIMADVGIGGGLIIHGEVFKGFLNGAGEIGQMIVEYQPSTKEAGSSCHLVDIASGRAIEQRIFETDGDAPRLKSILQSPGDETYAEYLAEAGNYLGIAIGSVCNLLNPAMVIVGGGLAENDLYFETAVRYARQYMISDYAYRIRIERATLGEFASATGAAMIAFNHWLYK encoded by the coding sequence ATGACAACATCGACAGGGGTCAATACTGGCGCTGTGAAGCAGATGAATAAAAAGGTCGTCTTTGAGTGCTTGCGAGACAACGCCTCACTCACCAAGGTGGCCATTACGGCCATGACAGGTTTGAGTTTTGCCACCGTCACAAACCTGTTGACTGAGATGATGGCACAGGAGTTGGTTGTGGAACTGGGCATGGCGGATTCGAGCGGCGGACGCAAGGCGGTGCTCTACGGCATCAATCCGCGAGCTCATGTCTTTCTCGGTGTCGATGTTCGCGTGAATGAAATTCTGTGCGTCATGGCTGACCTCACAGGGAAGGTTGTCCATGAGTATTCTGAGGAATTTGACGCTAAGGAAGGACCGCACGCGGCAGTCTTGAGCATCGAGGCCATCGTTCACAAAATCCTGGAGCTCACGGGAACATCTTTTGAACGGATCGCAGGGGTAGGAATTTCGACACCAGGACCCATCGACGACGAACATGGTGTCATCACATCGCCGCCAAACCTGACCGGATGGAAGAATGTGCCCTTTTTGAGCATGGTCTCGCAGTCTCTCGGTGTTCCCTGCTACCTGGAGAAAGACGCAAACGCTGCTGCGCTTGGTGAGAGTTGGTTTGGAGCCGGTCAGGATGTCAACAACCTGGTTTACATCATGGCGGATGTCGGCATCGGCGGTGGGCTGATAATTCACGGGGAGGTCTTCAAGGGATTCCTGAATGGCGCTGGCGAGATTGGTCAGATGATTGTGGAGTATCAACCTTCGACCAAAGAAGCTGGGAGTTCATGTCACCTCGTGGACATTGCCTCAGGGCGGGCCATTGAACAAAGAATTTTTGAAACAGACGGGGACGCTCCGAGATTAAAAAGCATTCTACAATCCCCTGGCGATGAAACCTATGCTGAGTACCTCGCAGAAGCAGGCAACTATCTTGGCATCGCAATTGGCAGTGTGTGTAACCTGCTCAACCCAGCCATGGTCATTGTGGGAGGTGGTCTCGCGGAAAACGACCTGTATTTTGAAACGGCGGTCCGGTACGCCAGGCAGTACATGATTTCGGACTACGCCTATCGAATTCGTATCGAGCGCGCTACGCTCGGGGAATTTGCATCGGCAACAGGTGCAGCCATGATTGCGTTTAACCACTGGCTTTACAAGTAA
- a CDS encoding extracellular solute-binding protein — protein MRRGKIILAILAGTSLVAGCGQTSASGSKTLTIAYWAFGPRGKSYAAWFNQVKPAFEKQHPGVTIVLEPIAAAENDFYTKLDLMMKSPSTAPDVVTEDTFLINADASAGLIQPLNSYVSSWKNWSQFEPAAKQAVTNKVGNIYGVPYDSDSRGLWYNVNLFKKAGLPVPWHPHNWNDIIAAATTLKAKDPGVIPFWSYVGKATGEATTMQDFEMLLYGTGNSLYDSSTNKWIVSSPGFLSSLQFIQNVYSHGLGPQLSQILNGQANNTETTQLMPEQKIGIALDVNVITANWLPQGPAPWPSATKTYDLTAMPTENGQSPGYTSMSGGFALSMSAHTKNKDLAWQFIQMATSEKNMRTIDIGLSGLPTRTDVIADPSYANAPGQVFKQATSFLQYTHYRPANAQYPEVSTAIQTAVESVATGSLSPQQAMAQYAQSVTRMVGASGVEHQ, from the coding sequence ATGCGTAGAGGCAAAATCATTCTCGCCATTCTCGCAGGAACGAGTCTGGTCGCCGGTTGCGGCCAAACTTCTGCATCGGGAAGCAAGACACTCACCATTGCTTATTGGGCGTTTGGGCCACGGGGCAAGTCTTACGCCGCCTGGTTTAATCAAGTGAAACCTGCATTTGAGAAGCAACATCCCGGAGTTACGATTGTGCTCGAACCAATTGCGGCTGCTGAAAACGATTTCTATACCAAACTTGACCTGATGATGAAATCGCCTTCAACGGCTCCGGATGTCGTGACAGAGGACACGTTCTTAATCAATGCCGATGCTTCCGCAGGCCTCATTCAGCCGCTAAACTCGTACGTCAGCAGTTGGAAGAATTGGTCTCAGTTCGAACCGGCGGCAAAGCAGGCGGTCACGAATAAAGTGGGGAACATCTATGGCGTGCCTTATGATTCAGACTCCCGCGGCCTCTGGTACAACGTGAACCTGTTCAAAAAAGCTGGACTTCCGGTGCCATGGCATCCACACAACTGGAACGACATTATCGCCGCGGCGACGACCCTTAAGGCAAAAGACCCCGGTGTCATTCCGTTCTGGAGTTATGTCGGCAAAGCGACCGGCGAGGCCACGACGATGCAGGACTTTGAGATGTTGCTCTACGGTACAGGCAACAGCTTGTACGATTCATCTACCAACAAGTGGATTGTCTCCAGCCCCGGCTTTTTGAGCTCTCTGCAATTCATTCAGAACGTGTATTCACATGGGCTTGGACCGCAGTTGTCTCAAATCCTGAACGGTCAGGCCAACAACACGGAAACGACACAGCTCATGCCAGAACAAAAGATTGGCATCGCACTCGACGTCAACGTCATTACGGCAAACTGGCTGCCACAAGGTCCCGCCCCTTGGCCAAGCGCCACGAAAACCTATGATTTGACAGCAATGCCGACCGAAAACGGACAGTCGCCGGGGTACACCTCGATGTCTGGTGGGTTTGCTTTGTCGATGTCAGCGCACACGAAAAACAAGGACTTGGCCTGGCAGTTTATCCAGATGGCGACGAGCGAGAAAAACATGCGCACGATTGACATTGGTCTGAGCGGTTTGCCGACCCGCACCGACGTCATTGCGGACCCGAGTTACGCAAACGCCCCTGGTCAGGTATTTAAACAAGCGACGAGTTTCTTGCAATACACCCATTACCGCCCTGCGAACGCTCAGTATCCGGAAGTGTCGACAGCCATCCAAACCGCTGTGGAGAGTGTGGCCACAGGCAGCTTGTCTCCGCAACAGGCGATGGCACAATACGCGCAAAGTGTGACCCGGATGGTTGGAGCGAGCGGCGTGGAGCATCAATAG
- a CDS encoding sugar ABC transporter permease produces the protein MSKRKGRSVSYSPWRAILFLLPTWALMLVFFVLPVLLTFYYSFTNLSLTGPNSVDTHFVGFTNFVTMFADPAFRTSVLMTLIFLVFSAIVGQQVLGLIIALLLQQKPRAFRSIIGVLVIVGWVTPEIVVAFIWFAFFSDHGTANSVAGVLGFKPIAWLVHFPMLCVVVANIWHGTAFSMLVYQAALGDVPSEVKEAAMIDGATGWRRLVGVTLPIIKGSVATNMILITLQTLGLFTLIYALTGGGPGTSTETLPIYMYEQAFSNYQLGYGTAISLVLLLIGIIASFAYLKILKVKI, from the coding sequence ATGTCGAAGAGAAAGGGACGCTCGGTGTCTTACAGTCCATGGCGAGCGATTCTGTTTCTCTTACCTACGTGGGCTCTGATGCTTGTGTTTTTTGTCCTGCCTGTCCTGCTCACTTTCTACTACTCGTTTACCAACTTGTCTTTGACAGGGCCGAATTCCGTCGACACGCACTTCGTCGGCTTTACCAACTTTGTCACAATGTTTGCCGATCCGGCCTTCCGCACAAGTGTGCTGATGACGCTCATATTCCTTGTGTTTTCAGCGATTGTTGGTCAGCAGGTGTTAGGCCTCATCATCGCCTTGTTGCTGCAGCAAAAGCCACGCGCGTTCCGCTCCATTATTGGCGTCCTCGTGATTGTGGGCTGGGTGACTCCGGAAATCGTGGTGGCTTTCATCTGGTTCGCATTCTTCAGTGACCATGGGACTGCGAACTCTGTTGCAGGTGTACTCGGGTTTAAGCCGATTGCCTGGTTGGTGCATTTCCCGATGCTCTGCGTTGTCGTGGCAAACATCTGGCATGGCACGGCGTTTTCCATGTTGGTTTATCAGGCAGCACTTGGCGATGTGCCGAGTGAAGTGAAAGAGGCCGCGATGATTGACGGCGCCACCGGGTGGCGCAGGCTCGTCGGGGTGACCTTGCCCATCATCAAGGGATCCGTCGCGACCAACATGATTTTGATTACCCTGCAGACACTTGGCCTCTTCACTCTGATTTATGCGCTGACAGGCGGAGGGCCCGGTACCTCGACGGAAACCTTGCCGATTTACATGTACGAGCAGGCGTTCTCCAACTACCAGCTAGGGTATGGCACCGCCATTTCGCTCGTGCTGCTGCTCATCGGCATCATCGCCAGTTTTGCCTACCTGAAAATTCTCAAGGTGAAAATATAA
- a CDS encoding carbohydrate ABC transporter permease, with the protein MAVASRYTRRSNRRRFGKASPYLILVLIGIVFLTPLLWMLFASVDVHSTLAVRVPRALTMSNFVAVLSDPGNQRAFLNGLVLSLGQSAVVVVVAGLAAYPLSRYELSYKRPFLYSIIFASSLPITVVMVPVYELFIFLNFNDSIFWTTLFLAASSLPYAIWIMKNFMDSVPVALEEAAWVDGASVWMGLGRVIAPMMMPGIFTLAIFTFSRSWENFFVPFILIQSPQKLPASVSIFQFFGQYGMVDYGKLAAFSMLYTIPSVLLYVLGQKYMSTGFSFGGATKG; encoded by the coding sequence ATGGCAGTCGCATCACGATACACGCGTCGCTCGAATCGCCGACGCTTTGGCAAAGCCTCGCCGTATCTCATTCTTGTGCTCATAGGAATTGTCTTTTTGACGCCGCTCCTGTGGATGCTGTTTGCCTCCGTGGACGTGCACTCGACGCTTGCCGTGCGCGTGCCAAGGGCCCTTACGATGAGTAACTTCGTGGCGGTTCTCTCAGACCCGGGGAATCAGAGAGCCTTTCTCAACGGCCTCGTTCTGTCCTTGGGCCAGTCGGCCGTGGTCGTGGTGGTTGCGGGTCTCGCCGCGTATCCACTGTCGAGATATGAACTCAGCTATAAACGCCCGTTCCTCTACTCCATCATTTTTGCGAGTTCGCTCCCGATTACCGTGGTGATGGTACCGGTGTATGAGCTGTTCATCTTTCTCAACTTTAATGATTCCATCTTCTGGACCACGCTGTTTTTGGCGGCGAGTTCGTTGCCATACGCCATTTGGATCATGAAAAACTTTATGGATTCCGTACCTGTTGCACTTGAGGAGGCCGCCTGGGTAGACGGTGCCTCGGTCTGGATGGGCCTCGGTCGCGTGATAGCTCCGATGATGATGCCGGGCATCTTTACACTCGCCATCTTTACCTTCTCGCGAAGTTGGGAGAACTTCTTTGTTCCCTTCATTTTGATTCAGAGCCCGCAAAAACTGCCTGCATCCGTATCCATTTTTCAGTTTTTTGGCCAGTACGGCATGGTGGACTACGGCAAACTCGCTGCGTTCTCCATGCTCTACACCATCCCATCCGTCCTCTTGTACGTCTTGGGACAGAAGTATATGTCCACTGGATTCAGTTTTGGCGGCGCCACCAAAGGATGA